Proteins co-encoded in one Gehongia tenuis genomic window:
- a CDS encoding RrF2 family transcriptional regulator: MKLSTKSRYAVEALFYMALNAKEQPVSIADIARATSLSAKYLEQIFLILRRKGILRAVRGSRGGFILAALPEEITVGQIVRAIETHVVPVVCVTDLSQCRSRIRDRCVTRALWIRMAKALNDHMDSITLATLRAAYEGGQNG; the protein is encoded by the coding sequence ATGAAGCTATCCACCAAAAGCCGATATGCCGTGGAGGCTCTGTTTTATATGGCGCTAAATGCCAAAGAACAGCCTGTCAGCATTGCCGACATTGCTAGAGCCACGAGCCTTTCCGCCAAATACCTGGAGCAGATTTTTTTAATTCTCCGAAGGAAGGGAATTCTTCGCGCTGTTCGGGGCAGCCGCGGCGGTTTTATTCTTGCCGCCCTGCCGGAGGAAATCACTGTGGGACAGATCGTGCGCGCTATCGAGACTCATGTTGTGCCGGTGGTCTGCGTAACGGATCTCTCCCAATGCCGCAGCAGGATCCGGGACCGCTGTGTGACCCGCGCCCTTTGGATTCGGATGGCCAAGGCTTTGAATGATCACATGGACAGCATCACGCTCGCAACTCTCCGGGCAGCGTATGAAGGGGGGCAAAACGGATGA
- a CDS encoding DUF362 domain-containing protein, with protein MEKAKVYFTDLRALPGTNLLKKLEKLTRRAGIENIDFEEKLVAIKVHFGEPGNLSFIRPNYAKVVADVVKSLGGKPFLTDCNTLYVGRRKNAIDHIDAAYENGFTPFSTGCQVIIGDGLKGTDDVEVPVEGGELVKTAKIGKAIMDADVFISLSHFKGHECTGFGGCLKNVGMGCGSRAGKMEQHNSGKPSVDPEICRGCKICAKNCAHGAISFDDAVRAHIDHERCVGCGRCLGSCNFNAVYNDNSSAFDDLNKKIAEYSKAVLDGRPQFHINLVMDISPYCDCHGENDVPILPDVGMFASFDPVALDQACVDACNAQPPMPGSLLDENMHAKGFHDQHDHFSNTTPETHWESCLEHGEKIGLGTRKYELITVR; from the coding sequence ATGGAAAAAGCGAAGGTCTATTTTACGGATTTGCGTGCCCTGCCGGGCACGAACCTGCTGAAGAAGCTGGAAAAGCTCACGCGCCGGGCAGGCATTGAGAACATCGATTTTGAGGAAAAACTGGTGGCCATCAAAGTGCACTTCGGAGAGCCGGGCAATCTGTCCTTCATTCGCCCGAACTATGCCAAAGTGGTGGCGGATGTGGTGAAGTCCCTGGGCGGCAAGCCTTTTTTGACGGACTGCAACACTTTGTATGTGGGCCGCCGCAAGAATGCCATCGACCATATTGACGCCGCTTATGAAAACGGCTTTACGCCTTTTTCCACAGGCTGCCAGGTCATCATAGGGGACGGACTCAAGGGTACCGATGATGTGGAGGTTCCGGTAGAAGGCGGCGAACTGGTAAAGACGGCAAAGATCGGAAAAGCAATCATGGATGCCGATGTTTTCATCAGCCTCAGTCACTTCAAGGGACACGAATGCACGGGCTTTGGCGGATGCCTTAAAAACGTGGGCATGGGCTGCGGCAGCCGGGCCGGCAAGATGGAGCAGCACAATTCGGGCAAACCTTCGGTGGACCCCGAGATCTGCCGGGGCTGTAAAATCTGTGCGAAAAACTGCGCCCATGGCGCCATCAGTTTTGATGATGCGGTCCGCGCTCACATCGATCATGAGCGCTGCGTGGGCTGCGGCCGGTGCCTGGGCTCCTGCAACTTCAATGCGGTTTACAACGACAACTCCAGCGCCTTTGACGATCTGAACAAGAAGATCGCTGAATACAGCAAGGCGGTGCTGGATGGGCGGCCTCAGTTCCACATCAATCTGGTGATGGATATCTCGCCCTACTGCGACTGCCATGGGGAGAACGACGTACCGATCCTGCCCGATGTGGGCATGTTCGCAAGCTTTGATCCGGTGGCGCTTGATCAGGCATGTGTAGACGCCTGCAATGCACAGCCGCCCATGCCGGGCAGCCTTCTGGATGAGAACATGCATGCCAAGGGCTTTCACGATCAGCACGATCATTTCAGCAATACCACGCCGGAAACCCATTGGGAATCCTGCCTGGAACATGGTGAAAAGATCGGTCTTGGCACCCGGAAATACGAACTCATCACCGTTCGCTGA
- a CDS encoding HD domain-containing protein has product MARGITLEDVKNNEKIRTLIEWANHVMACKGYTEHGLRHVGFVSKTAAAILKRLGYPDRTVELAAICGWVHDVGNCINRQGHGISGANLLAPILMEMGFPMEEVCMLISAVGNHEEQNGTIVSVISAAVVIADKVDAHRTRVRRKTQIKGIHERVNYAILHNRLIVDSESRIIRYEVEMDDSSSAMDFMNIYITRMKMCEESAHYLGCTFQLVMNGATLNNQHSLQEDAKVVAEDNRGRDEE; this is encoded by the coding sequence ATGGCGAGGGGAATCACCCTGGAGGACGTGAAGAATAACGAGAAGATCCGCACGCTCATTGAGTGGGCGAACCATGTGATGGCCTGTAAGGGGTACACGGAACATGGCCTTCGCCATGTGGGATTTGTCAGCAAGACGGCGGCGGCCATTCTAAAACGATTGGGCTACCCCGACCGAACGGTGGAGCTTGCCGCCATCTGCGGATGGGTGCATGATGTGGGAAACTGCATCAACCGGCAGGGTCATGGGATTTCAGGGGCCAATCTTCTGGCGCCCATTCTGATGGAGATGGGATTTCCCATGGAGGAAGTGTGCATGCTCATCTCCGCCGTGGGAAATCATGAGGAGCAGAACGGCACCATCGTCAGCGTAATTTCGGCGGCGGTGGTGATTGCGGACAAGGTGGATGCCCACCGCACCCGGGTGCGGCGCAAGACGCAGATCAAGGGCATTCATGAGCGGGTGAACTATGCCATTTTGCACAACCGCCTTATTGTGGACAGCGAGTCCCGGATCATTCGCTATGAGGTGGAGATGGATGATTCCAGTTCAGCCATGGATTTCATGAATATCTATATTACCCGCATGAAGATGTGCGAGGAGTCGGCCCATTATCTTGGGTGCACCTTCCAGCTGGTCATGAACGGCGCCACGCTGAACAATCAACACAGTCTGCAGGAGGACGCCAAGGTGGTGGCAGAGGACAACCGGGGAAGGGATGAGGAATGA
- a CDS encoding RrF2 family transcriptional regulator, giving the protein MKMSTKGRYGLRAVIDLALQGGEHYVSLAEIADRQDLSLDYLELVFSALRKGGIVKSAAGLKGGYLLNMEPAQLTLYRLLTVLEGDLSVTGGSCTDTLYQRFLKEQVWDPMDGILQALLQSITIQDMMDDYGRKQKIMGASL; this is encoded by the coding sequence ATGAAAATGTCCACCAAAGGCAGATACGGCCTTCGTGCCGTCATCGATCTCGCCCTTCAGGGCGGGGAGCATTACGTATCTTTAGCAGAAATTGCGGACCGGCAGGATCTCTCCCTCGACTATTTGGAACTCGTATTCAGCGCCCTCAGGAAGGGCGGCATCGTCAAGAGTGCCGCCGGTCTCAAGGGCGGTTATCTGCTGAACATGGAACCCGCTCAGCTGACCCTCTACCGCCTATTGACGGTGCTGGAGGGGGACCTCTCCGTCACCGGCGGCAGTTGTACCGATACCCTTTACCAACGGTTCCTTAAGGAGCAGGTCTGGGACCCCATGGACGGTATTCTTCAAGCTTTGCTGCAAAGCATCACCATCCAGGATATGATGGACGATTACGGTCGCAAACAAAAAATCATGGGCGCCAGTCTTTAG
- a CDS encoding tetratricopeptide repeat protein: MAKNRYVKQNVVPFEQKAVLFHRKGTRHLQQHNLMEALHFYRKAAEKDPENSEYLLDLAQVYSEMGYFQQSNDILFDMIQRKKGVTSECYYGLGCNFIGMEDYPRAQESFEKYLEMDEDGEYALEVEDFLELLYSKNLYVDSDGMPVDGKTGRLYRMAGRAKALLDQGEFKKAIRLFKAILEQDDSMVFVHNNLSLAYHCMGRKEKAFEEVYKALRLDPKNVHALCNLALYQHKAGKPEARDKALEYLMELIRDGDEGLYKAAVTLCEMELHELARPILIRLVQQMPYDKRVLHYMAACYFHLGEYDKALHYWQRVERLDPHNTVASYYMETARAVIHGELDPSKTEVSYYFQVPYVEIIRRIHHLNQYVKEGRERLAERWQDPAFRALLWWGLDINDDAIKKAVLLLIAEIGDGEAQRMLRSFILRKDESDEVKREVFALLKMTGAPEPYITYVDGNIMEVQVSVVEGDDAEKAGEFDDEVLKLTLARMKDRYAQGYAEKVEDLWQRYLERAGRDFSPLARLEGWAASLEYCYCRQMDMIITKRTLAAIYDTTAPTIDLYAAEMLNVLEGGKHAGNRL; encoded by the coding sequence ATGGCCAAAAACCGATATGTAAAACAAAACGTGGTGCCCTTTGAACAAAAGGCGGTGCTCTTCCATCGGAAGGGCACTCGGCATTTGCAGCAGCACAATCTTATGGAAGCGCTGCATTTTTACCGAAAGGCCGCGGAAAAAGATCCCGAGAATTCGGAATATTTGCTGGACTTGGCCCAGGTCTATTCGGAAATGGGCTATTTTCAGCAGTCCAATGACATCTTGTTTGATATGATTCAGCGGAAAAAGGGTGTGACCTCCGAGTGCTACTATGGCCTTGGCTGCAATTTTATCGGCATGGAGGACTATCCTAGAGCCCAGGAAAGCTTTGAAAAGTATCTGGAAATGGATGAGGACGGTGAATATGCCCTGGAAGTGGAGGATTTCTTGGAGCTGCTCTACTCAAAGAACCTCTATGTGGATAGCGACGGCATGCCCGTGGACGGGAAAACGGGCAGGCTTTACCGTATGGCGGGCAGGGCCAAAGCCCTGCTTGACCAGGGCGAATTCAAGAAAGCGATTCGGCTTTTCAAGGCAATTTTGGAGCAGGATGACAGCATGGTGTTTGTCCACAACAACCTCTCGCTGGCCTATCATTGCATGGGCAGGAAGGAGAAAGCCTTCGAAGAGGTTTATAAAGCGCTCCGTTTGGACCCCAAGAATGTGCACGCTTTATGCAATCTGGCGCTGTATCAACACAAAGCCGGCAAGCCGGAAGCACGGGATAAAGCGTTGGAATATCTGATGGAGCTGATTCGGGATGGAGACGAGGGGCTTTATAAGGCGGCGGTGACCCTGTGCGAAATGGAACTGCACGAGCTTGCCCGGCCCATATTGATTCGGCTGGTTCAGCAGATGCCCTACGACAAGCGGGTACTCCACTACATGGCGGCCTGCTATTTCCATCTGGGCGAATATGACAAGGCGCTGCATTACTGGCAGCGTGTGGAACGGCTGGATCCCCACAACACGGTGGCCTCCTACTACATGGAGACCGCACGGGCGGTAATTCACGGCGAACTGGACCCTTCAAAAACCGAGGTCAGCTATTATTTCCAGGTCCCCTATGTGGAGATTATCCGGCGCATTCATCATCTGAATCAATACGTCAAGGAGGGCAGGGAGCGGCTGGCGGAGCGATGGCAGGATCCGGCTTTCCGGGCGCTTCTATGGTGGGGACTTGATATCAACGACGATGCCATTAAAAAGGCGGTGCTGCTGCTTATTGCCGAGATTGGCGATGGAGAAGCGCAGAGAATGCTGAGAAGCTTTATTCTCCGTAAGGATGAGAGTGACGAGGTGAAGCGGGAAGTTTTTGCCCTGCTCAAGATGACCGGTGCTCCCGAACCCTATATCACCTATGTGGACGGCAACATCATGGAGGTTCAGGTGAGCGTGGTGGAGGGGGATGACGCCGAGAAGGCGGGGGAGTTTGACGACGAGGTTTTGAAGCTGACGCTGGCCAGAATGAAGGACCGGTATGCGCAGGGCTATGCCGAAAAGGTGGAGGACTTGTGGCAGCGCTATTTGGAGCGGGCCGGCCGGGATTTCTCCCCATTAGCCCGTCTGGAGGGCTGGGCGGCAAGCCTTGAGTACTGCTACTGCAGGCAGATGGACATGATCATTACCAAAAGGACGCTGGCCGCGATCTATGATACCACGGCCCCGACCATTGATCTGTACGCCGCCGAGATGCTGAACGTACTGGAGGGAGGCAAACATGCGGGCAATCGACTTTGA
- a CDS encoding HEAT repeat domain-containing protein has translation MRAIDFEGNFQQYVEKWVAENEDNYESLEAMESAMPDLYETWLETPADWLHGEKPSEYFAQLSDARAAVALIREYYEKGMSVPDLLLDRLVDLRDEAALYEWFLEAYGAERKLAVSLMTELEAKRPVPDYIEMLLDGDEDELKIAAEALESLGESVKEELLAALPEAGAEARVALTNLLAGMGQDERIYEWLIRMFEEREDLRHLYAAALAKYGDPRALEVLQEALKKTEGYIVYTELKNAIEALGGEVEGTRNFDGDADYEFLKGEEHGEGNHPGGREE, from the coding sequence ATGCGGGCAATCGACTTTGAAGGCAATTTTCAGCAGTATGTGGAAAAGTGGGTCGCTGAAAATGAGGACAACTATGAATCGCTGGAGGCGATGGAAAGCGCAATGCCAGATCTTTATGAGACCTGGCTGGAAACGCCCGCCGACTGGCTCCATGGAGAAAAACCCAGTGAATATTTCGCACAGCTTTCCGATGCCCGGGCCGCAGTGGCATTGATTCGTGAGTACTATGAAAAGGGGATGTCGGTGCCCGATCTTTTGCTGGACCGGCTGGTGGATTTAAGGGATGAGGCAGCGCTCTACGAATGGTTTCTTGAGGCCTACGGCGCGGAGCGGAAGCTGGCGGTATCCCTCATGACGGAGCTGGAGGCGAAGCGTCCCGTGCCCGATTATATTGAAATGCTGCTGGACGGCGATGAGGACGAGCTCAAGATAGCTGCCGAGGCGTTGGAATCTCTGGGGGAGAGCGTGAAGGAAGAACTCCTTGCGGCGCTGCCTGAAGCGGGCGCGGAAGCGCGGGTGGCGCTTACCAACCTTCTTGCGGGCATGGGGCAGGACGAGCGGATCTACGAATGGCTCATCCGCATGTTTGAGGAGCGGGAGGATTTACGGCATCTTTATGCGGCGGCACTGGCCAAATATGGGGATCCGCGGGCCCTTGAGGTTTTGCAGGAGGCTCTTAAAAAGACGGAAGGCTATATTGTCTACACCGAGCTAAAAAATGCCATCGAAGCTCTGGGCGGAGAGGTGGAAGGCACGCGGAATTTTGACGGGGACGCCGATTATGAATTTTTAAAGGGGGAAGAACATGGCGAGGGGAATCACCCTGGAGGACGTGAAGAATAA
- a CDS encoding O-acetylhomoserine aminocarboxypropyltransferase/cysteine synthase family protein, giving the protein MRFETQQLHAGQSIDPVTRSRAVPIYQTSSYVFENTENAENLFGLKESGNIYSRIMNPTTDVFEKRMAALEGGVGALATASGAAAITYALLNIAQAGDEIVAASTLYGGTYNLFGATLPRLGIHTRFVDPDDLGAFRRAVTGKTRAVYIESLGNPGINIIDFEKVARIAHEAGVPLIVDNTFGTPYLIRPFEFGADIVVHSATKFIGGHGTSIGGVIVDGGRFDWANGRFPGLTEPDSSYHGIRYVKDAGAAAYITKARVQLLRDTGACLSPFNAFLFLQGLESLSLRVERHVSNATAVAAYLERHPKVAWVNYPGLPGHKYYGLAAKYFPRGTGSIFTFGVKGGETAARRFIDHLKLFSNLANVADAKSLVIHPASTTHQQLSSEEKAAAGVKPDQIRLSVGLEHVDDLIEDLENAFQSLNKGDV; this is encoded by the coding sequence ATGCGGTTTGAAACTCAGCAGCTTCATGCGGGACAAAGCATCGATCCGGTCACGCGTTCGAGGGCAGTGCCCATCTACCAAACCTCCTCCTACGTTTTTGAAAACACGGAAAACGCGGAGAATCTCTTTGGGCTCAAGGAAAGCGGGAACATTTATTCGCGGATTATGAACCCCACCACCGACGTTTTTGAAAAGCGCATGGCGGCGCTGGAGGGTGGTGTGGGCGCCCTGGCCACGGCTTCGGGCGCGGCCGCCATCACCTACGCTTTGCTTAATATTGCCCAAGCAGGAGACGAGATCGTTGCGGCATCCACCCTCTATGGCGGGACCTACAACCTTTTTGGAGCCACCCTGCCGAGACTGGGCATTCATACCCGCTTTGTGGATCCCGATGATTTGGGGGCGTTCCGAAGGGCCGTCACCGGAAAAACCCGGGCAGTATATATAGAGTCCCTGGGTAATCCGGGCATCAATATCATTGATTTTGAGAAGGTGGCGCGGATCGCTCATGAGGCCGGTGTTCCCCTCATTGTGGACAATACTTTCGGCACGCCCTACCTTATCCGGCCCTTTGAATTTGGCGCCGATATCGTGGTGCATTCCGCTACCAAATTCATTGGCGGACATGGCACCTCCATAGGCGGCGTCATTGTGGACGGCGGACGATTTGATTGGGCGAACGGCAGATTTCCCGGTCTTACCGAGCCGGATTCCAGCTATCATGGTATTCGCTATGTAAAGGATGCCGGGGCGGCGGCGTACATTACCAAGGCGCGGGTCCAGCTGCTTCGGGATACGGGGGCATGCCTGAGCCCTTTCAACGCATTTTTGTTTCTTCAAGGGCTGGAAAGCCTTTCGCTGCGGGTGGAACGTCATGTGTCGAACGCAACGGCTGTGGCTGCGTATCTTGAAAGGCATCCCAAGGTGGCCTGGGTTAACTATCCCGGCCTGCCCGGACATAAATATTATGGCCTGGCGGCAAAATACTTTCCGAGAGGTACGGGTTCCATATTCACCTTTGGCGTGAAGGGCGGCGAAACCGCCGCCAGGCGCTTCATCGATCATTTAAAGCTGTTTTCCAACCTGGCCAACGTGGCGGATGCGAAATCCCTGGTTATTCACCCCGCATCCACCACCCATCAGCAGCTGTCATCTGAGGAAAAAGCGGCTGCCGGGGTGAAGCCGGACCAAATTCGGCTGTCGGTGGGGCTGGAACATGTGGATGATCTGATCGAAGACTTGGAGAACGCCTTTCAAAGTCTGAATAAAGGAGATGTTTAG
- a CDS encoding aldo/keto reductase, with amino-acid sequence MYVADSTRYEGMVYNYSGRSGLRLPAVSLGLWHNFGTYDNFGNMKAMCRTAFDHGITHFDLANNYGPEPGSAEENFGRILADDFRSYRDQLVISTKAGYTMWEGPYGDWGSRKYLLASLDQSLKRMKLDYVDIFYHHRMDPNTPLEESMMALDTAVKSGRALYAGISNYDRETTRRAMEILKDLRCPFIINQSRYSIFDRHIEQDGLKHFAAEHGCGIIAFSPLAQGLLTDKYLGGIPEDSRVKKGGALKASAITKEKLAQIAALNQVAAERGQTLAQMALSWVLRDGEVTSVLIGASKPEQILENIGIVHKTEFTSEEIQSIDRICGLD; translated from the coding sequence ATGTATGTTGCGGATTCGACGCGGTACGAGGGAATGGTGTACAATTATTCGGGCAGAAGCGGGCTCAGGCTTCCCGCCGTATCGCTGGGATTATGGCACAATTTTGGAACCTATGACAACTTTGGCAATATGAAAGCCATGTGCCGCACAGCCTTTGATCATGGAATCACCCACTTTGACCTGGCCAACAACTATGGCCCGGAACCGGGCAGCGCTGAAGAAAACTTCGGCCGGATTCTAGCCGATGATTTCCGGAGTTACCGGGATCAGCTTGTGATCAGCACCAAGGCGGGCTACACCATGTGGGAGGGTCCCTATGGGGACTGGGGCAGCCGGAAATATCTTCTGGCCAGTTTGGACCAAAGCCTGAAACGGATGAAGCTGGACTATGTGGATATCTTCTATCACCACCGCATGGACCCGAATACGCCTCTTGAGGAAAGCATGATGGCGCTGGATACAGCCGTGAAAAGCGGCAGAGCTCTCTATGCGGGTATCTCAAACTATGATCGGGAGACCACCCGGCGGGCCATGGAGATTTTGAAGGATCTAAGGTGTCCTTTCATCATCAACCAAAGCCGTTATTCCATCTTTGACCGGCATATCGAGCAGGACGGGCTCAAGCATTTTGCGGCGGAGCACGGCTGCGGCATCATCGCTTTCAGCCCATTAGCCCAGGGACTTTTGACGGATAAATACCTGGGAGGCATTCCGGAGGACAGCCGGGTGAAGAAAGGCGGGGCTTTGAAGGCCAGTGCCATAACCAAGGAAAAGCTTGCCCAGATTGCGGCGCTCAATCAAGTTGCGGCGGAGCGGGGTCAGACCTTGGCTCAGATGGCCCTGTCCTGGGTGCTGCGGGACGGTGAAGTGACCAGCGTACTCATCGGTGCATCCAAACCGGAACAGATTCTTGAAAATATCGGCATTGTACACAAAACTGAATTTACATCGGAGGAGATTCAATCCATAGACCGGATCTGCGGCCTGGATTGA
- a CDS encoding THUMP domain-containing class I SAM-dependent RNA methyltransferase produces the protein MKMKLAATAAFGLEGLVGRELKSLGMENVEAQNARVYFEGGPLEIARSNLFLRCSDRVYMVLAEFPAVTFQELFEGVDAIPWEDFIPRDGRVHMTGKCVKSTLMSVPDCQSIAKKAVVERLKKRYHLNWMPEDGPVFRVEISVLKDRVSVLMDTSGDGLHKRGYRILTGEAPIRETLAAALVKLSRWHPDRPLMDPMCGTGTIPVEAALIGKNIAPGLMRTFAGEAWPFLGAECWARAREEARDALNPEQKLTIVGTDIDEKALSMARYHAKKAGVGEIHFQRMELSEVTTQKQYGFMVTNPPYGKRLGEEKAVVSLYHTLRRVMNDKLPTWGLGVFTAFPDFERIYGKRADFRRKLYNGKLECQFYQYKGVRPPWLQKVLDESR, from the coding sequence ATGAAGATGAAGCTGGCCGCCACGGCGGCCTTTGGATTGGAAGGTCTGGTGGGCAGGGAACTGAAGAGCCTGGGCATGGAAAATGTGGAGGCACAAAATGCCCGGGTCTATTTTGAGGGCGGACCACTGGAGATCGCCCGAAGCAATCTGTTTCTGCGCTGTTCCGACCGGGTGTACATGGTGCTGGCAGAGTTCCCGGCTGTAACCTTTCAGGAGCTTTTTGAGGGCGTTGACGCCATCCCGTGGGAGGATTTCATACCCCGGGACGGCAGGGTGCATATGACGGGCAAATGTGTTAAATCCACCCTCATGAGCGTGCCGGACTGCCAGTCCATTGCGAAAAAAGCGGTGGTGGAACGGCTTAAAAAGCGTTATCACCTGAACTGGATGCCTGAGGACGGGCCGGTGTTCCGGGTGGAAATCTCCGTGCTGAAGGACAGGGTCAGTGTGCTCATGGATACGTCGGGTGATGGCCTCCATAAGCGGGGATACCGCATCCTGACGGGGGAAGCCCCGATCCGGGAAACGTTGGCGGCGGCTTTGGTAAAGCTTTCCCGCTGGCATCCCGACCGTCCGCTCATGGATCCCATGTGCGGCACGGGCACCATTCCGGTGGAGGCGGCGCTCATCGGTAAAAATATTGCCCCTGGCCTTATGCGCACCTTTGCGGGAGAAGCCTGGCCATTTTTGGGCGCGGAGTGCTGGGCAAGGGCACGGGAGGAGGCCAGGGACGCTTTAAATCCAGAGCAAAAGCTGACCATTGTTGGCACCGATATCGATGAAAAGGCCTTGTCCATGGCACGGTATCATGCCAAAAAGGCGGGCGTGGGAGAAATCCATTTTCAGCGCATGGAGCTTTCCGAAGTGACCACTCAAAAGCAGTACGGCTTTATGGTGACCAATCCGCCCTATGGGAAGCGGCTGGGGGAGGAGAAGGCGGTGGTGAGCCTCTATCATACTCTTCGCCGGGTGATGAACGACAAACTGCCCACCTGGGGACTTGGCGTATTCACCGCCTTCCCAGATTTTGAGCGGATCTATGGCAAGCGTGCGGACTTCCGGCGCAAGCTTTACAATGGCAAGCTCGAATGCCAGTTTTATCAGTACAAAGGGGTGCGTCCCCCTTGGCTTCAAAAAGTTTTGGATGAAAGCCGGTAG
- a CDS encoding ABC transporter permease, with the protein MSLNPALEKKAYSKEHQAFLNGVLRRKRLISVARWGILIALLALWELAASLNWIDPFIISSPSRILGTLQSLWSEGTLLTHIGITLYETIVGFVLGTVLGLGLAIALWWSDTLSRILDPYLVVLNSLPKIALGPILIVWIGAGTSAIITMTLLISLIVTVMGMLNGFLEVSKEKVLLLKTFGATKYQILRKVILPASVPSLISSLKINIGMSWVGVIVGEYLVSKAGLGYLIVYGSQVFKLDLVMTSIVILSIAAALMYEGIALLERHVIKQGKL; encoded by the coding sequence ATGTCGCTTAATCCAGCCTTAGAGAAAAAGGCCTACAGCAAGGAGCACCAGGCATTTTTGAACGGCGTGCTCCGCAGAAAACGCTTGATTTCCGTAGCCCGCTGGGGCATTCTTATCGCCCTCTTGGCCCTTTGGGAGCTTGCGGCGAGCCTCAATTGGATCGACCCTTTCATCATCAGCTCCCCTTCCCGAATTCTGGGAACGCTGCAAAGCCTGTGGAGCGAGGGAACGCTGCTTACCCACATTGGCATCACGCTGTATGAGACCATTGTGGGCTTTGTGCTGGGCACGGTCCTTGGGCTCGGGCTCGCCATCGCCCTTTGGTGGTCGGACACCCTGAGCCGGATTTTGGACCCCTATCTCGTGGTCCTGAACAGCCTGCCCAAGATCGCCCTCGGGCCTATCCTCATCGTTTGGATCGGTGCGGGAACCTCCGCCATCATCACCATGACTCTGCTCATCTCCCTCATCGTGACGGTCATGGGTATGCTGAACGGCTTTCTTGAGGTCAGCAAGGAAAAGGTACTGCTGCTCAAAACCTTTGGCGCCACCAAGTACCAGATTCTCCGCAAGGTGATTCTGCCCGCCAGCGTCCCCTCCCTCATATCCTCGCTCAAGATCAACATCGGCATGTCCTGGGTGGGCGTAATCGTGGGCGAATACCTGGTTTCCAAGGCCGGCCTTGGCTACCTCATCGTTTATGGCAGCCAGGTATTCAAGCTGGATCTTGTGATGACCAGCATTGTCATTCTCTCCATTGCCGCAGCACTCATGTACGAGGGCATCGCCCTTTTGGAGCGGCATGTCATCAAGCAGGGCAAATTGTAA
- the cysK gene encoding cysteine synthase A, with translation MKIAKSLPELIGNTPLLELSNYAAKEQLNGSVVVKIEAFNPLSSVKDRVGYALIRDGEEKGILKPGSVIIEPTSGNTGIGLAFVAASRGYRLIIVMPDTMSAERRGLLKALGAELVLTEGALGMKGAIQKAETLAKELPDAYIPGQFINAANPKIHRETTAEEIWRDTEGKVDIFVAGVGTGGTVTGVGEGLKAKNPEVKIVAVEPADSPVLSEGKAGPHKIQGIGAGFVPDILNTSVIDEILTVENDGAFAAARAVARTEGLLVGISSGAAIHAASVLARRPENKGKLIVALLPDTGERYLSVGLYD, from the coding sequence ATGAAAATCGCAAAAAGCTTACCGGAATTGATCGGCAATACGCCCCTTTTGGAGCTTTCCAATTATGCGGCTAAAGAACAGCTGAATGGCAGCGTGGTCGTGAAAATTGAAGCTTTTAATCCCCTTTCCTCGGTGAAGGACAGGGTGGGTTATGCGCTCATTCGGGATGGAGAGGAGAAAGGAATCCTGAAACCCGGTTCAGTGATCATTGAACCCACCAGCGGAAACACGGGTATTGGGCTTGCGTTTGTGGCGGCTTCCCGGGGATATCGGCTGATCATCGTGATGCCGGATACTATGAGTGCGGAGCGGCGCGGCCTGCTCAAAGCTTTGGGTGCAGAGCTGGTCCTAACCGAGGGAGCTCTGGGCATGAAGGGTGCCATCCAAAAGGCGGAGACGCTTGCCAAGGAGCTGCCGGACGCCTATATTCCCGGTCAGTTCATAAATGCGGCCAACCCGAAAATACACCGGGAGACCACGGCGGAAGAGATCTGGCGGGACACGGAAGGCAAAGTGGATATCTTCGTGGCCGGCGTGGGAACCGGCGGAACGGTCACCGGGGTGGGCGAAGGCCTGAAAGCGAAGAATCCGGAGGTGAAGATCGTGGCCGTGGAGCCGGCCGATTCGCCCGTGCTGAGTGAGGGCAAGGCAGGACCCCACAAAATTCAAGGCATCGGGGCAGGGTTTGTGCCGGATATTTTGAACACCTCCGTGATCGATGAAATTCTTACCGTGGAAAACGATGGGGCCTTCGCGGCCGCCCGGGCGGTCGCACGAACGGAGGGGCTCTTGGTGGGTATCTCCTCGGGTGCGGCAATTCATGCGGCGTCAGTTTTGGCGCGGCGGCCGGAGAATAAGGGGAAGCTGATTGTTGCACTGCTTCCGGACACGGGAGAGCGATATCTGTCGGTGGGACTGTACGATTGA